A window of the Cystobacter fuscus genome harbors these coding sequences:
- a CDS encoding MlaE family ABC transporter permease, whose amino-acid sequence MSTDVDLAPAAPPAPDASSGEDDSLWGRFLVRLERLGSLAVMTGQVFTRAVSPPFSPTAFIYQLEALGVRSLPIALLTATFAGLVISLQFGFFLARFGVQYTVGRVVVLTLFRELSPVLIALTVGARVGSGIAAELGSMTVTEQVDAIRALGADPLRKLVVPRVLACFVLGPTLTILADVIGMLAGALVVKAQYGIGFNLFFKGALDVVLMSDFVSGVFKGFVFGGIIGIVGCFKGLTVQNGTEGVGRATTETVAITSVTVCLADFFITKLTLSL is encoded by the coding sequence ATGAGCACCGACGTGGACCTCGCGCCCGCCGCTCCTCCCGCGCCCGATGCCTCCTCCGGTGAGGACGACTCGCTCTGGGGCCGCTTCCTCGTGCGGCTCGAGCGCCTGGGCTCGCTCGCGGTGATGACCGGTCAGGTGTTCACCCGCGCCGTCAGCCCGCCCTTCTCGCCCACCGCCTTCATCTACCAGCTCGAGGCGCTGGGCGTGCGCTCGCTGCCCATCGCCCTGCTCACCGCCACCTTCGCCGGACTCGTCATCTCGCTCCAGTTCGGCTTCTTCCTCGCGCGCTTCGGCGTGCAGTACACCGTGGGCCGCGTCGTCGTGCTCACGCTCTTCCGCGAGCTGTCCCCCGTGCTCATCGCCCTCACCGTGGGCGCGCGCGTGGGCTCGGGCATCGCCGCGGAGCTGGGCTCCATGACCGTCACCGAGCAGGTGGATGCCATCCGCGCGCTCGGCGCCGATCCCCTGCGCAAGCTCGTGGTGCCGCGCGTGCTCGCCTGCTTCGTGCTCGGCCCCACGCTCACCATCCTCGCCGACGTCATCGGCATGCTCGCCGGCGCGCTCGTGGTGAAGGCCCAATACGGCATCGGCTTCAATCTGTTCTTCAAGGGCGCGCTCGACGTCGTCCTCATGAGCGACTTCGTCTCCGGCGTCTTCAAGGGCTTCGTCTTCGGCGGCATCATCGGCATCGTCGGCTGCTTCAAGGGGCTCACCGTGCAGAACGGCACCGAGGGTGTGGGTCGCGCCACCACCGAGACCGTCGCCATCACCTCCGTTACCGTGTGTCTGGCCGACTTCTTCATCACCAAGCTCACGCTCTCCCTCTGA